The nucleotide window ATCAATTGAACCATTTTCCCTGCGTCATTCAAAAACATTTCCCCATTTTTAATTTCTCCAAACACACATTCCCGATTTTGGACGCAAATGGTAATAAAATACGCGCCATTCTGTGAATAATCATATCCTTGGAGTCGAATTGATCGCCGATGATGTATCTCTGGATTGTATTTCGTCAAACAATTATTTGAATTTTTCAATCTCTCCGTTTTCTTCATTACCATATTCGGGCGAAAGCGGACAAAACATCATCAATAAAATTATACCCTCTTATCCACCACCTTTCATTCCCCGAAATCTTCCTCTTCACCCAAACAAATTCTGCTCCAATATTTTTCGCGAACAGATAATCGGTGAGAAACTTGTCGCCAATGACCACGATTTTTTTGTTGTGAAATTGATCGAGATCACGGAGGATTTTTTTGCTCGGCTTTCGATATTTTGATGAAAGAACTGGAATTTCGAGAATTTTTTCAAGCTGATTTGTTCGTTCTCTGTTTCGAGAATTGGTGCAGAGGAAAATTTCATTATGCTCGTGAAGTTCACGAAGTTTCTTCTGAACTTTCTCGCTAAAATCATATTCATTATCTGGCGCGAGCGTCCCGTCTACATCGAGAAGGATGAGAGAGTTTTTGAGCGCCGAAATGTTGAGTTCTTCGAAATATTCGTGGGGCATGAGAATTTTTAATTTTAAATTTTGAAATTTCTAAAGAATTTTTAAATCCAAATTTTTAAACATGTACAATTCTAAAAAACGGATCTTTGTTTAGAAATTTAAAATTAAGATTTATTTAAAAATTTAATCCCGCATTGCGGGACAAAATTAGAAATTTCTAAACACATATTTCTTATCCAAAAAATATTTCACTACATATCCCATCGAAAGCCCAATTCCTGCGCCGAAGTATTTCGCGGAATCGTAGGGAAGCAGAAAATGAAAACCGAGTTCGAATGACCAAAAAATTATCGTTGTGAATACTCCCGTGAATGAATAGAGAACAAACTTTTTTGCGTTTTCTGATTTCTTTTTTGTCTCGTAATAAAAAATAAATTTCTTATCAAGAAGATATTTTACGACAAGACCGACAAATGTTCCCACAGTAAGCGCAAGAAAAATATCAAATTTCCCCGAATACATGCGAAACGAGAAATACTGCGAGAGCAAATTTGCTCCGGTTGCAAGCCCCGCAAACAAGATGTATTTCATCGCGACGTGCATTATTCGTACAGGAGAAAGAACAGGCAAATGCCCCATCCTAAAACACAAAATTGAATAAAGTTATCTTTCAGAAGAACCTCTGTTGGAGAATGGGATTTCTTTTCGACAAGAGTAAGCTGCATATATCTCATAAATCCAAGAATTACAAATCCGGATGTGAGATAGAGCTTGTCCGAGTGGAGGCGAGAAATAACCTCTGGCGATGTCGTATACATAATGTAGGAAACTACAGAAATCGTCGCGAGCATTGCGAGAGAAAAATTGAGGAATTCGAGATTATATCCATCCACACTTTTTCGAGTTTTTTGTCCGCTTTCCAAGAAAATACGCACATCATCATGACGCTTTGCAAGGGCAATAAAAAGTGCAAAAAGAAAGGTCATGAGAACAATCCACATGGAGAGGGGAATGCCCGTAACAAATGATCCTACGAAAATGCGAATCACAAATCCACTTGCTATAATGACCACATCAATTATGGAGATATGTTTCAGCCACAATGTGTACAAAATATTTATACAGACATAAAGAACAGCCAGCCAAAGAGCGGATGTTTCGCCAAATGCAAATATCATAAATCCGAGAATAATCAGAAATGAACTCCCCACTTTCGCGGCTTCTTTCGACACTTTTCCCGCTGCAAGTGGACGATTTTTCTTTTCCGGATGCGTTTGATCTTCGTGAATATCATGAAGATCATTAAAAATATAGAGTGCACTCGCCAAAAAACAAAAACCGATAAATGCAGAAGCACTTTTTAAAAAGACATCTCCATCCAATATTTTCAGTCCAAAAAATGCGGGGAAAAAAATAAAGAGATTTTTTAGCCATTGGTGCGGACGAAGCAGAAGGAGAAAATCTTTCATGGAATTCTTGAGAGCAAAAAAACGAGATTTTACATTTTTCATTGTACATTTTTCACTCGGTATATGTATACCTCATCCGCATCATTGTACACTTCCTCAAATATTTCCGGATGTTCTTTCACCCATTCAAATTCCCAGTTTTTGAGATTCGGGAAAATGCTGAGAGCAATGACGAGATATTCTTTTTGATATTGGCGAAGATTCGAAAGCCAGGCAGAATAATTCGGATTCTGACGAATTGAAAGAACATCATCTTTGAAGTCTTTATATCGACACTGAGCACAATCGTTAATATTGATATAATCAACTTTTCTCTGAAGATTTCTTCCGAAGAGATAGTAGTGAAAATTGAATCCGGTATAAGCAATGGTGGCGTATGGCGCATGCACATCGAGCCATCTTGTGGCAAAAGCCACGCGAAAACTCCTTCCGGTTGCTTCTGGTTTCAACCACTTTTCAAAAAAATGAGGCGCATATTTTTCCTGAAGAGGAAGTACGTTTTCGAGAAGTAGAACAGCAAAAATAATTGAAAAAATAACAGAAGCAAATGCGAAGAAAATATATTTTTTTCCGCTTCCTGTTTTCATCAGGAAAAAATATCCAAGAGAAAGGAAAAAAATAGTGATGAGGAATAAAAGGAAGAGATTCTTTTGCTCTGTAATAAAGGAAATATCGAGAAAATTCGCACCCCTAATGAGTGTTCCTTCCGCTGAGTTTTGAATCGCGATGAGCAGAATATTTGAGAAAATGGAGAGGAAAACGAGAAAGGTGAGAATGGGCGCGAGAATTTTGAGACGCGAGATTACAAATGAAACTCCAATACTCGCAATTGCCAAAAATGGAAAGGAAAATCGAACATTTCCATCAAAAAGTGTATCTGTGTACGGTGCACGAATATAAAAATAAAAGTAGTACAAAAATCCGCCAAAAAGCAGAAGGGATATGAGGATGTCCAATTTTTTTTCAGATGATCCACGCCGAGCCGTGAATACGGTTTTTAAAAAGACAAAGAGGAGCAATATGGGAATGCTGGCGAAGAGAAGAGAAGCAGTTCCGATCCGTTCTCTAAGAACTCCGGTCATATTTCTGAGATCTTCAGGACTCTGAATACTCGAGAGCATCGAAGAATTGAGAAGCTTTTCGGTTATTCCGTGATATCCTTCAAAAAGAGTGTTTCCAAATATTTTCACTTCGAGCGGAAAGAGCGGATTCCCGACGTCGAGCACATTTCGAAAATACCAAAACCCTCCTCCGAGAACGATGGTGAAGAAGAGAATTCCCATTCCCCACACGACATTTCTTTTGCGTTTCCAAAAAAAGAAAATGAGAAAGAGAAGTGCGAGAACTCCGGGGAAGAATCCATAGGGAAGTCCGAGATATTTTGTGCCGATAAGAAGTCCGAGAGAAAATCCAAAAAGCGTCAGATCAGAAAAATTTCTGCTCATGGCAAATTCCTGGAGAAAATAGAACGCTGATATAAGGACGGTGACAAGATATAAATCCACCATTGGTGTTCCCATTTGCCACAACACTTCGGGAATGTAGAGAAAAATAGCGGCAGCAAGAAGAGAAATTTCTGTTGAGATTTTTAAATTTCTGGAAATAAGGAAAATCCCGAATCCGCTCACAAAATAAAGTGGAAAATTTACAAGATTTATAAAATAATCTTTTCCAAAAGGAAGAAGCATCCACAAACTCGTGAGTTCAAAATTGCTCGGATAATATCCTATCGGACCAGCAAAAGCACTGTAGTAAATCGACATGATTGAATGAGTCTGGAACCACTCCACCACAAAGGGGAGATGGTACGCGACGCTATCATACTCAAGCGGCAACTCAAAAAGTGCGGTGAAGAATCGAAAGAGGAAAATACTGAAGAACGGCGAAAAGAGCAGGAAAAAAAGGGCGGCATTATATTCTGGTTTTGGCGGAAATTTCGTCGAATACAAAACTTTTCTTCCGAAGAACGTAAAAACACTTCCAAAAATTACGCCATTCAGGGAAAAAAGCGGGAAAAAAGAAAGAATTCCCCATATTCCGAGGAAAATTTGGGAAAGAAAAATTTGGAGAGAAGCGAAAATAAATATAGATAAAAGCAGTTTTCCCCAAGACGATGGGCGATATTTCAGAAAAGCGAGGGAAAGATGAAGAGCGCTCGCGAATACGAATACATTGAGAATGCAGAATTCGCCGAATGCTCCCCAAAAGCTAGAAGGCATGGATGTCAAAAGAGTCGCGTGCAAGTGTACTCAAAAATATTGTATTTCTCAATTTAATCCCTCACCTCTCGCTCTTAGAGGAATCATTTTTAAGGTTACCTTATTCTGGCGCGCCATTCGAAGCGTCAGCATAAAATTTTCTTCATGACAGCCCTCCTTCGCTAAAGCTTCGGAGGGCATTCTTCGCTGACGCGAAGAATGGTCGGGGAGCCGGGACTCGAACCCGGGACCTCAGCGTCCCGAACGCTGCGCGCTAGCCAACTGCGCTACACCCCGATGAGCGACGATCCCGCATTGCGGGAGAGGAGGCGAATCGTTGGGTGAAGCCAGTCCCGCTTTGCGGAATGAAATGTGACTGCGCTACACCCCGTACGAAAGAGATAATATCGAAATGAGTTCTTCAGGACAATGAATTTTTATGTAGCCATAAAGACATTTTTTCCAAATTCCGTCAATAGTACATCATCGTCAAACATCGTCAAAAAATGGTATAATACTCTGATATTCCCGAATCTATTTTTAAAGAAACACTTTTTTCTTGTCTCTTCCAATTTCTTCAAAATATAAATTTCTTTTCACATGAATACAAAAAAATATACAAAAAAATTCAGCAGAGTTGTTGTAAAAAGCAGTCTTACCGCATTTTTGCTTTTTTCTGTGGTTCCGACTCTCGCTTCCGCTGATGAAGTAGAAAACGCTTCTGGAAGGAAACAAACGTTTGTGGTAACCGCCTATTATTCTCCGCTTGAAGACCAATCATTCTATATTCGGGGAAGCTACGAAGCGGATATTCGGCTGAATGGTGGAGGCGTGAATGCTGCGGATATGACTCCGGTGTACGTGGGAATGCTTGCTGCTCCAAAAACATACGCATTTGGAACAAAGATTTATATTCCAGGTCTTGGCAACGGAACCGTCCATGATCGCGGTGGGAAGATCCTCGTTCATGAAGGATATGATCGAATTGACGT belongs to Candidatus Peregrinibacteria bacterium and includes:
- a CDS encoding glycosyltransferase family 39 protein; protein product: MPSSFWGAFGEFCILNVFVFASALHLSLAFLKYRPSSWGKLLLSIFIFASLQIFLSQIFLGIWGILSFFPLFSLNGVIFGSVFTFFGRKVLYSTKFPPKPEYNAALFFLLFSPFFSIFLFRFFTALFELPLEYDSVAYHLPFVVEWFQTHSIMSIYYSAFAGPIGYYPSNFELTSLWMLLPFGKDYFINLVNFPLYFVSGFGIFLISRNLKISTEISLLAAAIFLYIPEVLWQMGTPMVDLYLVTVLISAFYFLQEFAMSRNFSDLTLFGFSLGLLIGTKYLGLPYGFFPGVLALLFLIFFFWKRKRNVVWGMGILFFTIVLGGGFWYFRNVLDVGNPLFPLEVKIFGNTLFEGYHGITEKLLNSSMLSSIQSPEDLRNMTGVLRERIGTASLLFASIPILLLFVFLKTVFTARRGSSEKKLDILISLLLFGGFLYYFYFYIRAPYTDTLFDGNVRFSFPFLAIASIGVSFVISRLKILAPILTFLVFLSIFSNILLIAIQNSAEGTLIRGANFLDISFITEQKNLFLLFLITIFFLSLGYFFLMKTGSGKKYIFFAFASVIFSIIFAVLLLENVLPLQEKYAPHFFEKWLKPEATGRSFRVAFATRWLDVHAPYATIAYTGFNFHYYLFGRNLQRKVDYININDCAQCRYKDFKDDVLSIRQNPNYSAWLSNLRQYQKEYLVIALSIFPNLKNWEFEWVKEHPEIFEEVYNDADEVYIYRVKNVQ
- a CDS encoding HAD-IIIA family hydrolase gives rise to the protein MPHEYFEELNISALKNSLILLDVDGTLAPDNEYDFSEKVQKKLRELHEHNEIFLCTNSRNRERTNQLEKILEIPVLSSKYRKPSKKILRDLDQFHNKKIVVIGDKFLTDYLFAKNIGAEFVWVKRKISGNERWWIRGYNFIDDVLSAFARIW
- a CDS encoding GtrA family protein encodes the protein MHVAMKYILFAGLATGANLLSQYFSFRMYSGKFDIFLALTVGTFVGLVVKYLLDKKFIFYYETKKKSENAKKFVLYSFTGVFTTIIFWSFELGFHFLLPYDSAKYFGAGIGLSMGYVVKYFLDKKYVFRNF
- a CDS encoding decaprenyl-phosphate phosphoribosyltransferase; the protein is MKNVKSRFFALKNSMKDFLLLLRPHQWLKNLFIFFPAFFGLKILDGDVFLKSASAFIGFCFLASALYIFNDLHDIHEDQTHPEKKNRPLAAGKVSKEAAKVGSSFLIILGFMIFAFGETSALWLAVLYVCINILYTLWLKHISIIDVVIIASGFVIRIFVGSFVTGIPLSMWIVLMTFLFALFIALAKRHDDVRIFLESGQKTRKSVDGYNLEFLNFSLAMLATISVVSYIMYTTSPEVISRLHSDKLYLTSGFVILGFMRYMQLTLVEKKSHSPTEVLLKDNFIQFCVLGWGICLFFLLYE